One bacterium DNA segment encodes these proteins:
- a CDS encoding haloacid dehalogenase-like hydrolase has translation MNLAIFDVDGTLTKTLDVDAECFVEAFAQEFGITGFSTDWGSYQHYTDSGIADQIYAEATGAGLDAEAHQRLINRFMLLLSSRANDEPELFGEVDGAGETLERLKAEGAWKIAICTGCWLESARYKLQKAGIDPGGIPLATADDSMVRSRIFRMALKRSRQCYRVRHFDRVVYVGDGVWDVAMTRELDHPFIGIGRGDRADRLRGLGAGVVFPDLSDYPAFRRALEEATVPGGGEDL, from the coding sequence ATGAACCTGGCGATCTTCGACGTCGACGGTACCCTGACGAAGACCCTGGATGTGGACGCCGAGTGCTTCGTGGAGGCGTTCGCCCAGGAGTTCGGCATCACCGGGTTCAGCACCGACTGGGGGAGTTACCAGCACTACACCGATTCCGGGATCGCCGACCAGATCTACGCCGAAGCCACCGGCGCCGGCCTGGACGCGGAAGCGCACCAGCGCCTGATCAACCGCTTCATGCTCCTGCTCTCCAGCCGCGCCAACGACGAACCTGAGCTTTTCGGAGAGGTCGACGGCGCCGGCGAAACCCTCGAACGCCTGAAGGCGGAGGGTGCCTGGAAGATCGCGATCTGCACCGGATGCTGGCTGGAATCGGCCCGCTACAAGCTCCAAAAAGCCGGAATCGACCCGGGAGGAATTCCCCTGGCGACCGCCGACGATTCCATGGTGCGGTCCCGTATTTTCCGGATGGCCCTGAAACGCTCCCGGCAATGCTACCGCGTGCGCCACTTCGACCGGGTGGTCTACGTCGGCGACGGGGTCTGGGACGTGGCCATGACCCGGGAACTCGACCATCCTTTCATCGGGATCGGCCGGGGGGACCGGGCCGACCGGCTCCGGGGGTTGGGCGCCGGCGTCGTTTTCCCCGATCTGAGCGATTATCCGGCCTTCCGGCGCGCGCTCGAGGAAGCTACCGTCCCGGGGGGGGGAGAGGATCTGTGA
- a CDS encoding DNA-binding protein produces the protein MKSAQAGDGRLFVIRLEQGEVIHEAIEAFCRREGIGAAVLSVVGGAEDGSRLVVGPADGNERPVRPMTAVLRGVHEVTGTGTVFPDEAGNPLLHLHLACGRGESTVTGCAREGVTVWQVLEVVLREITGTDSARLVDADTGFALLVPRGGVGKLTR, from the coding sequence GTGAAATCCGCCCAGGCCGGGGACGGGCGTCTGTTCGTAATCCGGCTCGAGCAGGGGGAGGTAATCCACGAAGCCATCGAGGCTTTCTGCCGGCGCGAAGGCATCGGCGCCGCCGTCCTTTCCGTCGTGGGCGGCGCCGAAGACGGCAGCCGCCTGGTAGTCGGCCCCGCGGACGGGAACGAAAGGCCGGTGCGGCCGATGACGGCCGTGCTCCGGGGCGTACACGAAGTCACCGGCACCGGGACCGTCTTCCCCGACGAAGCCGGGAACCCCCTTCTCCATCTCCACCTGGCCTGCGGCCGGGGGGAATCGACGGTAACCGGCTGCGCCCGGGAGGGGGTGACGGTCTGGCAGGTGCTGGAAGTCGTCCTCCGGGAAATCACCGGGACGGATTCGGCCCGGCTTGTCGACGCCGACACCGGCTTCGCCCTGCTCGTGCCCCGCGGAGGCGTGGGAAAACTCACCAGGTAG
- a CDS encoding pyridoxal-phosphate dependent enzyme, which produces MTTKNGKNAGVALRERLRPFPRLGYSLLPTPVMPLAGLSRRFGVEVWCKRDDLTGFAFGGNKTRKLDFLIAQALELGCDTLVAIGANQSNFCRMAAAYGTAVGLDVRLVLGGKDETDPTGNLRLDRILGASCLHIDSTSWEDWGTEAQTLEERLEREGRKVFRLPVGGSTPTGALGYVDAWAEILDDGKRVGIDFGTVVHSSSSAGTQAGLMAGTTLTGWEGTILGISAAHPGEVLAEEALALSRSTLELLGEPHAIPGPAEVDDGWVGPGYGIRTRECEEAVRRFAREYGIFLDYVYSGKAAAALLSFLEEGRFDRGEAVLFIHTGGNVELLA; this is translated from the coding sequence GTGACGACAAAGAACGGGAAAAACGCCGGGGTCGCCTTACGGGAACGGTTGCGGCCGTTTCCCCGTCTCGGCTATTCGCTGCTCCCCACCCCGGTCATGCCTCTGGCGGGTCTCTCCCGCCGGTTCGGCGTCGAGGTCTGGTGCAAGCGCGACGACCTGACCGGTTTTGCCTTCGGGGGGAACAAGACCAGAAAGCTCGATTTCCTTATTGCCCAGGCGCTGGAACTGGGCTGCGACACCCTGGTCGCGATCGGGGCCAACCAGTCCAACTTCTGCCGGATGGCCGCGGCTTACGGGACCGCGGTCGGCCTCGACGTCCGCCTGGTGCTGGGCGGGAAGGATGAAACCGACCCTACCGGCAACCTGCGGCTGGACCGGATCCTGGGAGCTTCGTGTCTGCATATCGATTCCACCTCCTGGGAGGACTGGGGAACCGAGGCCCAAACGCTGGAGGAACGGTTGGAGCGCGAGGGGAGAAAGGTCTTCCGCCTGCCGGTGGGAGGCTCCACCCCCACCGGCGCCCTGGGCTACGTCGATGCCTGGGCGGAAATCCTCGACGACGGGAAACGCGTGGGGATCGACTTCGGCACGGTCGTCCATTCCTCCTCCTCGGCGGGAACCCAGGCCGGGCTCATGGCCGGCACAACCCTGACCGGATGGGAAGGAACCATACTGGGAATCAGCGCCGCCCATCCCGGCGAGGTGCTGGCCGAAGAGGCCCTGGCCCTGAGCCGAAGCACGCTCGAACTCCTGGGCGAACCACATGCCATCCCGGGCCCGGCCGAAGTCGACGACGGCTGGGTGGGTCCGGGCTACGGGATCCGCACCCGGGAATGCGAGGAGGCCGTCCGGCGCTTCGCCCGCGAGTACGGCATCTTTCTCGACTACGTCTACAGCGGAAAGGCGGCCGCCGCCCTCCTGTCCTTCCTGGAGGAAGGCCGCTTCGACCGCGGCGAGGCGGTCCTCTTCATCCATACCGGCGGCAACGTCGAACTGCTGGCCTGA
- a CDS encoding AraC family transcriptional regulator, whose protein sequence is MKEETERVYRQRLGRVLGYIQEHLDESLTLEELAGVACFSPFHFHRIFRGLVGEGLMEHVRRIRLERAFSELKAGDRRILDIALDAGYETHESFTRAFRSFFGAPPSRARRDRFLSLKPVANRVHYRPDGDVTMFKPRLGRRKLMIEVEIKTFEPLRVACVRHTGPYQNCHGAWEKLCSWAGRNRIFGPTTQCIGVSYDDPEVTPPEKIRYDACITVGPDVVPDVPGIEIKTIPGGEYAVTLHRGSFDKLGETYQALCGRWAPASGRVVSSEAGYEVYLTDPDRTPPEDLRTEIRLKLED, encoded by the coding sequence ATGAAGGAAGAAACGGAACGGGTATACCGGCAGCGCCTGGGGCGGGTGCTGGGATACATCCAGGAGCACCTGGACGAGTCTCTCACCCTGGAGGAACTGGCCGGCGTCGCCTGTTTTTCGCCGTTTCACTTCCACCGGATTTTCCGCGGACTGGTGGGGGAAGGCCTGATGGAACACGTCAGGAGGATACGGCTGGAACGGGCGTTTTCCGAACTCAAGGCCGGCGACCGGCGGATCCTGGACATCGCGCTCGACGCCGGCTACGAGACCCACGAATCCTTCACCCGGGCTTTCCGTTCTTTCTTCGGGGCCCCGCCCTCGCGGGCGCGGCGCGACCGATTCCTCTCCCTGAAACCGGTCGCCAACCGGGTGCACTACCGGCCCGACGGCGACGTCACCATGTTCAAACCCCGACTGGGGAGGAGAAAGCTCATGATCGAAGTCGAAATCAAAACCTTCGAACCGCTCCGGGTGGCCTGCGTCCGCCACACCGGACCGTACCAGAACTGTCACGGGGCCTGGGAGAAGCTCTGCTCCTGGGCCGGCAGAAACCGCATCTTCGGGCCCACAACCCAGTGTATCGGCGTCAGCTACGACGACCCCGAAGTAACGCCCCCGGAGAAAATCCGCTACGACGCCTGCATCACCGTGGGTCCGGACGTCGTTCCCGACGTTCCCGGGATCGAGATCAAGACCATTCCGGGGGGAGAGTACGCCGTCACCCTGCACCGGGGATCCTTCGATAAGCTGGGGGAGACCTACCAGGCTCTCTGCGGCCGCTGGGCCCCCGCCAGCGGGCGGGTAGTCTCCTCGGAAGCGGGGTACGAGGTCTATCTCACCGACCCCGACCGGACCCCGCCCGAAGATCTGCGCACCGAGATCCGGCTCAAACTCGAGGATTAA
- a CDS encoding DUF3175 domain-containing protein — protein MSGEKNYWSKDVETKWHPPEGFFEQPAEKIARGLKDASQDLAQAMDRLDFFLNRAGSKLPPRERQRLEGVKPILRGLFGKD, from the coding sequence ATGAGCGGAGAGAAGAATTACTGGTCCAAGGACGTGGAGACCAAGTGGCACCCGCCCGAAGGTTTCTTCGAGCAGCCGGCCGAAAAAATAGCTCGCGGCCTCAAGGACGCCTCCCAGGACCTGGCCCAGGCCATGGACCGGCTCGATTTTTTCCTCAACCGCGCCGGCTCCAAGCTCCCTCCCCGGGAGCGGCAGCGCCTGGAAGGGGTCAAGCCGATCCTGCGCGGTTTATTCGGGAAAGACTGA
- a CDS encoding BtpA/SgcQ family protein yields MCPLRDDRPILIGMVHVRALPGTPRNRSTLEEIVATAVDEARMLREGGFDALLVENMHDLPYLKRAVGPEVTSAMTAVTREVVKAVDCPVGVQVLAGANREALAVALAGGAAFIRAEGLIFAHVADEGIMEADAGELLRFRRNVGAEGIKIFADIKKKHSSHAITADIDLAQTAHAAEFFGLDGLVVTGTATGEPTRLRDLEDAGRGTTLPVLVGSGTTPETLAECWRATDGFIVGSWIKEDGLWDHPLSLPRIRELMAAAGRMGKT; encoded by the coding sequence ATGTGCCCGCTGCGAGACGATAGACCGATATTGATTGGGATGGTCCACGTCCGGGCGCTGCCCGGCACCCCCCGCAACCGTTCGACACTGGAAGAGATCGTCGCCACCGCGGTCGATGAAGCCCGCATGCTGCGGGAAGGCGGATTCGACGCCCTCCTGGTCGAGAACATGCACGACCTCCCCTATCTCAAGCGGGCGGTCGGGCCCGAAGTCACCTCCGCCATGACGGCGGTGACCCGGGAAGTGGTCAAGGCCGTGGATTGCCCGGTCGGCGTTCAGGTTCTCGCCGGAGCCAACCGCGAAGCGCTGGCCGTCGCCCTGGCCGGAGGCGCCGCCTTTATCCGGGCCGAAGGGCTTATTTTCGCCCACGTGGCCGACGAAGGGATCATGGAAGCGGACGCCGGCGAACTCCTGCGCTTTCGCCGCAACGTCGGCGCCGAGGGGATAAAGATTTTCGCCGACATCAAGAAAAAACACTCGAGCCACGCCATCACCGCCGACATCGACCTGGCCCAGACCGCCCATGCCGCCGAGTTTTTCGGGCTCGACGGACTGGTCGTCACCGGAACCGCCACCGGCGAACCCACCCGGCTCCGGGACCTGGAGGACGCCGGGCGCGGAACCACGCTCCCCGTCCTGGTCGGCTCCGGGACCACCCCCGAGACCCTGGCGGAGTGTTGGCGCGCGACCGACGGTTTCATCGTCGGCTCCTGGATCAAGGAAGACGGCCTCTGGGACCATCCCCTCTCCCTCCCGCGGATCCGGGAACTGATGGCCGCAGCCGGACGGATGGGAAAAACCTGA
- a CDS encoding DUF6498-containing protein: MTASPNRPASPRKAFLLDPSAWTLIGANLWIIYLYLVEDWSAETILAVYWLQSVIIGLFTFVTMLTVPDFDPSGITSNGRPVPPTRRAQRGMSFFFLFHYGFFHLVYALFIVGLAAREHSRLAPPGVLLGAAAIFFANHLFSFLYHRFLVREPSPPFGKLMFMPYLRIIPMHFCILAGALTDNFTLIALFTVLKTGADLGGHVIEHGVRRSRGGGGDY; encoded by the coding sequence ATGACGGCTTCCCCGAACAGGCCCGCCTCCCCAAGAAAAGCGTTCCTGCTCGACCCGTCGGCCTGGACGCTGATCGGAGCCAACCTCTGGATCATCTACCTCTACCTGGTCGAGGACTGGTCGGCGGAGACCATCCTGGCCGTCTATTGGCTCCAGAGCGTCATCATCGGATTGTTCACGTTCGTAACCATGCTCACCGTGCCCGATTTCGACCCCTCGGGGATTACTTCCAACGGGCGTCCCGTCCCCCCCACCCGGAGAGCGCAACGGGGGATGTCGTTTTTCTTCCTCTTCCACTACGGTTTTTTCCACCTGGTCTACGCCCTCTTCATCGTCGGCCTGGCCGCCCGCGAGCACAGCCGCCTGGCTCCCCCCGGCGTTCTTCTGGGGGCAGCGGCGATATTTTTCGCCAACCACCTTTTCTCTTTTCTTTACCACCGGTTTCTGGTCCGGGAGCCCTCCCCGCCGTTCGGGAAACTGATGTTCATGCCTTACCTGAGGATCATCCCCATGCACTTCTGCATCCTGGCCGGGGCCCTGACCGACAACTTCACCCTGATCGCCCTTTTCACCGTGCTTAAAACCGGAGCCGACCTCGGCGGCCACGTCATCGAACACGGCGTCCGCCGCAGCCGCGGCGGCGGGGGGGACTACTGA
- a CDS encoding PHP domain-containing protein, which produces MIRSRGIDLHVHTRASDGLLSPAEVVALARRLRLGALAVTDHDTVAGLDEALAAGSKEKVKVVPGVEISVDHPVGSIHMVGLFIDHGNVRLREWLGTLLESRLERLPKIVARLRELGIDISREEVEAEAAGGVVGRAHVARVLKAKGVVRGMEEAFRRFLGRGASAYVPRRKVPAAEAIELIHRAGGVAVLAHYTTCCGGDRERESALIREITALGLDGMETYYHSFSRAEHLRARELAREFRLLEAGGSDFHGPPGPVPRLGSPRIPWSVYSALRRSARRHARRVRRSGPARRFPAFLRQ; this is translated from the coding sequence TTGATCCGCAGCCGGGGGATAGACCTTCACGTACACACGCGCGCCAGCGACGGGCTCTTATCCCCCGCCGAGGTCGTGGCTCTGGCCCGGCGCCTGCGCCTGGGCGCGCTGGCCGTCACCGACCACGACACCGTCGCCGGTCTCGACGAGGCCCTGGCGGCGGGGAGCAAAGAGAAAGTGAAGGTGGTCCCCGGAGTCGAGATCAGCGTCGACCACCCCGTGGGATCGATTCATATGGTCGGGCTCTTTATCGACCACGGCAACGTCCGCTTGCGGGAATGGCTGGGGACGCTTCTGGAATCCCGGCTGGAGAGGCTGCCCAAGATCGTCGCCCGGCTCCGGGAACTGGGGATCGACATCAGCCGGGAGGAAGTGGAGGCGGAAGCGGCCGGCGGGGTCGTCGGCCGGGCCCACGTCGCCCGGGTGCTCAAAGCCAAGGGGGTGGTCCGGGGGATGGAGGAAGCTTTCCGCCGCTTTCTGGGCCGCGGCGCCTCCGCCTACGTGCCCCGGAGAAAGGTCCCGGCCGCCGAGGCGATCGAACTCATCCACCGGGCCGGCGGTGTGGCCGTACTCGCTCACTACACCACCTGCTGCGGCGGGGACCGGGAGCGGGAATCCGCCCTTATCCGGGAGATAACCGCCCTCGGCCTTGACGGGATGGAGACCTACTACCATTCCTTCAGCCGGGCCGAGCACCTGCGGGCCCGGGAACTGGCCCGGGAATTTCGGCTGCTGGAGGCGGGCGGCAGCGATTTTCACGGGCCGCCCGGGCCGGTTCCCCGCCTGGGGAGCCCCCGGATCCCCTGGAGCGTTTATTCCGCCCTCCGCCGGAGCGCCCGCCGTCATGCGCGCCGGGTCCGCCGGAGCGGCCCCGCCCGGCGTTTCCCGGCCTTCCTCCGTCAGTAG